In Gemmata obscuriglobus, a single genomic region encodes these proteins:
- a CDS encoding ferredoxin--NADP reductase: MTAEDIASLRQRRYNATVVSLRLVNPDLMILRVKPDAPRPEHRPGQYCTLGLGYWERRTEGCQAESLSEGDFTKVVRRAYSLSCGILDDDGDLLRLEDSDWLEFYIVLVRENPDGRVPALTPRLFALSEGDRIYLGDRVTGHYTLDPVRPCDTVLFLGTGTGEAPHNYMTWELLSRRHTGKIVNVCCVRYARDLGYHNTHQLLAQKFPNYSYIPLTTRELGNTRKLYIQDLVQSGELERHLGTELDPATTHVFLCGNPRMIGVPVHDRDSGEVRYPSPVGTVEILEARGFTADVAARKLKGNVHFEEYW; the protein is encoded by the coding sequence ATGACGGCCGAGGATATCGCGAGCTTACGCCAGAGACGCTACAACGCGACTGTCGTTTCGCTCCGGCTGGTCAACCCGGATCTGATGATTCTTCGCGTGAAACCGGACGCCCCGCGGCCCGAACACCGGCCCGGGCAGTACTGCACTCTGGGGCTCGGATATTGGGAACGGCGCACCGAAGGGTGCCAAGCGGAATCACTCAGCGAAGGAGATTTCACGAAAGTTGTGCGTCGAGCGTATTCCCTGAGTTGCGGCATTCTGGACGACGACGGCGACCTCCTGCGACTCGAGGACAGCGACTGGCTCGAGTTCTACATCGTACTTGTTCGAGAAAACCCGGACGGGCGGGTTCCGGCGTTAACGCCGCGGCTGTTCGCGCTCAGCGAAGGGGACCGCATTTACCTCGGTGATCGAGTGACCGGCCATTACACACTCGACCCAGTGAGGCCCTGCGACACCGTGCTGTTTCTCGGTACAGGGACCGGTGAAGCGCCACATAACTACATGACGTGGGAACTACTTAGCCGAAGACACACTGGAAAGATTGTTAACGTCTGTTGTGTACGATACGCACGGGATTTGGGCTACCACAATACCCACCAATTGCTGGCCCAGAAGTTTCCGAACTATTCGTACATACCTTTGACGACGCGCGAACTGGGTAACACGCGAAAGTTGTACATTCAGGATCTGGTTCAGAGCGGAGAACTCGAACGTCACCTCGGAACCGAACTCGATCCGGCAACAACTCACGTCTTCTTGTGCGGTAACCCGAGGATGATCGGGGTTCCCGTGCATGACCGGGACAGCGGTGAGGTGAGGTATCCGTCACCGGTCGGGACCGTCGAAATTCTGGAAGCGCGGGGTTTCACGGCCGATGTCGCGGCCCGGAAACTCAAAGGCAACGTCCACTTTGAAGAATACTGGTGA
- a CDS encoding acetyl-CoA carboxylase carboxyltransferase subunit alpha yields MIADPLPFEQDIHELELELMRLESAPDADSGETLRKLRRDLAALKKTRYSNLSAWETVLVSRHRNRPQFLDYVDMIFDEFAELHGDRAIGDDRAIRAGFARVDGHKVMLIGHQKGKTLAERQQCYYGCAHPEGYRKALAKMHLASKYRLPIVCLIDTPGAFPGIGAEERGQSQLIATSIIEMTKLATPIVCVVIGEGGSGGALGIGVGDSIGMLQHAYYSVISPEGCAGILWKVATDETKPKAAEALRLTAKDLSRVGVIDTVVEEPLGGAHRDPRGMGGILKSHLSRELRRLSTLSDSALLEERYGKFRRMGFFS; encoded by the coding sequence ATGATCGCTGACCCGTTACCGTTCGAACAAGATATCCACGAACTGGAACTCGAGCTGATGCGCCTGGAGTCGGCACCAGATGCCGACTCCGGAGAAACGCTACGGAAACTGAGGCGAGACCTCGCAGCCTTAAAAAAGACACGCTACTCGAACTTGTCGGCGTGGGAAACGGTGCTCGTGTCACGGCACCGAAACCGACCACAGTTCCTCGACTACGTTGACATGATCTTCGACGAGTTCGCCGAGTTGCACGGCGACCGCGCGATCGGGGACGACCGTGCGATTCGGGCCGGCTTCGCGCGTGTGGACGGCCATAAGGTCATGCTCATCGGTCATCAGAAAGGCAAAACCTTGGCCGAGCGCCAGCAGTGTTACTACGGCTGCGCGCACCCGGAGGGCTATCGCAAGGCGCTAGCAAAGATGCACCTCGCGTCAAAGTATCGTCTGCCAATCGTCTGCCTGATCGACACTCCGGGAGCGTTCCCTGGGATTGGTGCGGAAGAGCGCGGGCAGTCGCAGTTGATCGCAACAAGTATTATCGAGATGACCAAATTGGCAACGCCGATCGTTTGTGTTGTGATCGGTGAGGGGGGCTCAGGCGGGGCACTTGGGATCGGCGTTGGAGATTCGATCGGGATGCTCCAGCACGCCTACTATTCAGTCATCAGCCCAGAGGGATGCGCCGGGATTTTGTGGAAGGTGGCGACCGACGAAACCAAACCGAAAGCAGCAGAAGCTCTGCGCCTAACGGCGAAAGACTTGAGCCGCGTGGGTGTTATCGACACAGTGGTCGAGGAGCCGCTAGGCGGCGCACACCGTGACCCACGTGGCATGGGCGGCATCCTCAAATCACACCTGTCACGGGAACTGCGGCGGCTTTCGACGTTATCGGATAGCGCGCTTCTGGAAGAACGCTATGGCAAATTTCGGCGAATGGGCTTCTTCTCGTAG
- a CDS encoding sugar phosphate isomerase/epimerase family protein, with amino-acid sequence MQAGHLSRRSFLAAAASTSCLMTSRSLQAAPDFGGFTVGVQSYTFRNFDLEGMLKRTKQLGLKHAEFFSKHIPTDSTPEKLTAILKLCKEYEVTPIGFGVSGFSKNHDANRKLFEFGKAIGANYLSADPSMDSFDSLDKLCEEYKIAIAIHPHGPVGKGRHQWCSAEVILRAVKDHHKLIGTCLDTGHLLRMEQLGEKLDPAEQIKLMGERNFALHLKDYDNKKREDVPFGDPAGQLDVQAVLKALKSAKFTGHIAIEYEANPDDPAPDVKKCIAHLKNAAEKLG; translated from the coding sequence ATGCAAGCAGGGCACCTCTCCCGCCGCTCGTTTCTCGCTGCCGCCGCCAGCACGAGTTGTTTGATGACTTCACGGTCGCTTCAAGCGGCGCCGGACTTTGGTGGATTTACTGTCGGCGTGCAGAGCTATACCTTTCGTAACTTCGACCTGGAAGGCATGCTAAAACGCACGAAACAGCTCGGCCTCAAACACGCAGAGTTTTTCTCGAAGCACATCCCAACCGACTCCACGCCCGAGAAACTGACCGCAATTCTCAAACTCTGCAAAGAGTACGAAGTCACCCCGATTGGTTTCGGCGTATCAGGGTTCAGCAAGAACCACGACGCCAACAGGAAGCTGTTCGAGTTCGGAAAGGCCATTGGTGCAAATTACCTCAGCGCCGATCCTTCAATGGACAGCTTCGACAGCCTCGACAAGCTCTGTGAGGAGTACAAAATCGCGATCGCGATTCATCCGCATGGTCCGGTGGGGAAGGGACGCCACCAGTGGTGTTCGGCGGAAGTGATCCTGAGAGCTGTTAAGGACCACCACAAGCTTATCGGAACCTGCCTCGATACCGGGCACCTGTTGCGGATGGAGCAGCTCGGCGAGAAACTGGACCCGGCGGAACAGATCAAGCTGATGGGGGAACGCAACTTCGCCTTGCACCTCAAGGACTACGACAACAAAAAACGGGAAGACGTGCCCTTCGGTGATCCCGCGGGGCAGTTGGACGTTCAGGCAGTTCTAAAGGCTCTCAAGTCCGCAAAGTTCACTGGACATATTGCGATCGAGTACGAGGCCAACCCAGACGACCCGGCTCCGGATGTCAAGAAGTGCATCGCGCACCTGAAAAACGCTGCCGAGAAGCTGGGTTGA
- a CDS encoding serine/threonine protein kinase: MAEINTTLAGYRLRTLLQTGQTSQVFEVVELQSNRHFAMKILLPEAADNPEQRRILFNEAEVGTQLTHPNVIRITKVNRSKESPHFIMEFFPSGSLRIKLQAKDFSFVKEHARKIFKGAATGLAYMNASGFVHRDVKPDNMLVNALGDTKIIDFAITKKIPTGFAKWFYRPGKPQGTPSFMSPEQIKDEKLDGRADIYSYGCTLYELTTGRPPFRGTSMNDLLGRHFTEKPAPPSMYNPDLTDEFSAFVLKMLAKKRTDRPEHFHEVLMELRKVKQIYKSVVEKDTEDM, encoded by the coding sequence ATGGCGGAAATCAACACGACGCTTGCCGGCTACCGGTTGCGGACACTGCTACAAACCGGACAAACGTCGCAGGTGTTTGAAGTAGTCGAGCTGCAGAGCAACCGACACTTCGCGATGAAGATCCTGCTGCCGGAAGCCGCAGACAATCCCGAGCAGCGCCGCATCCTCTTCAACGAGGCCGAGGTCGGGACTCAACTCACGCACCCGAACGTCATCCGCATTACCAAAGTGAACCGGTCGAAGGAAAGCCCTCACTTTATTATGGAGTTTTTTCCGTCGGGAAGCTTGCGGATCAAACTTCAGGCCAAAGATTTCAGTTTCGTCAAGGAGCACGCCCGCAAGATCTTCAAGGGCGCTGCAACCGGACTCGCCTACATGAACGCGTCCGGATTCGTTCACCGGGACGTCAAGCCCGACAACATGCTCGTGAACGCTTTGGGCGACACAAAGATCATTGACTTTGCTATTACCAAGAAAATTCCCACTGGCTTTGCGAAGTGGTTTTACCGCCCCGGCAAACCTCAGGGAACGCCAAGTTTCATGAGCCCTGAACAGATCAAGGACGAGAAATTAGACGGCCGGGCCGACATCTACAGCTACGGTTGTACGCTCTACGAGTTGACAACTGGTCGGCCGCCGTTTCGTGGCACGTCGATGAACGACCTTCTCGGCCGCCACTTCACAGAAAAGCCCGCGCCTCCGTCGATGTACAACCCGGATCTGACCGACGAGTTTTCCGCGTTCGTGTTGAAAATGCTTGCGAAGAAACGGACGGACCGGCCGGAACACTTCCACGAAGTGCTGATGGAACTTCGGAAGGTTAAGCAGATATACAAGTCCGTGGTGGAAAAAGATACCGAGGACATGTAG